The following proteins are encoded in a genomic region of Drosophila miranda strain MSH22 chromosome 4, D.miranda_PacBio2.1, whole genome shotgun sequence:
- the LOC108163179 gene encoding 60S ribosomal protein L13: MGKGNNMIPNQHYHKWWQRHVKTWFNQPARKHRRHENRVKKAKAVFPRPASGALRPVVRCPTIRYHTKLRTGRGFTLEELKGAGVSAKFAKTIGIAVDFRRKNKSLESRQRNIQRLKEYRSKLILFPINEKKIRKGESSVEECKLATQLRGPIMPIKAEKPVVEFREVTKDEKKFKAFATLRKARTDARLVGIRAKRAKEAAESEEGAKGDPKKAKK, from the exons ATGGGTAAGGGAAATAATATGATTCCAAACCAGCACTACCACAAGTGGTGGCAGCGTCATGTGAAGACCTGGTTCAACCAGCCTGCGCGTAAACACCGCAGACACGAGAACCGCGTCAAGAAGGCCAAGGCTGTGTTCCCCCGCCCAGCCAGTGGTGCTCTGCGCCCCGTGGTCCGTTGCCCCACCATCCGCTACCACACAAAATTGCGTACCGGCCGTGGCTTCACCCTGGAGGAGCTGAAG GGCGCTGGCGTCAGCGCTAAATTCGCCAAGACCATTGGCATTGCTGTTGACTTCCGTCGCAAGAACAAATCCCTGGAGTCGCGTCAGCGCAACATTCAGCGCCTCAAGGAGTACAGAAGCAAGCTGATTCTGTTCCCCATCAACGAGAAGAAGATCCGAAAGGGTGAATCTTCCGTGGAGGAATGCAAGCTGGCCACCCAGCTCAGGGGACCCATTATGCCCATCAAGGCCGAAAAGCCCGTGGTTGAGTTCCGTGAAGTTACCAAGGATGAGAAGAAGTTCAAGGCTTTCGCTACTCTGCGCAAG GCTCGTACTGATGCTCGTTTGGTTGGCATCCGCGCTAAGCGCGCTAAGGAGGCAGCTGAGAGCGAGGAGGGAGCCAAGGGCGATCCCAAGAAGGCTAAGAAGTAA